In Arvicanthis niloticus isolate mArvNil1 chromosome 10, mArvNil1.pat.X, whole genome shotgun sequence, a single genomic region encodes these proteins:
- the Bpnt1 gene encoding 3'(2'),5'-bisphosphate nucleotidase 1 isoform X2: MASSHTVLMRLVASAYSIAQKAGTIVRCVIAEGDLGIVQKTSATDLQTKADRLVQMSICSSLARKFPKLTIIGEEDLPPGEVDQELIEDGQWEEILKQPCPSQYSAIREEDLVVWVDPLDGTKEYTEGLLDNVTVLIGIAYEGKAIAGIINQPYYNYQAGPDAVLGRTIWGVLGLGAFGFQLKEAPAGKHIITTTRSHSNKLVTDCVSAMNPDNVLRVGGAGNKIIQLIEGKASAYVFASPGCKKWDTCAPEVILHAVGGKLTDIHGNALQYNKEVKHMNSAGVLAALRNYEYYASRVPESVKSALIP; this comes from the exons ATGGCTTCCAGCCACACCGTGTTGATGCGACTGGTAGCCTCAGCATATTCTATTGCTCAGAAGGCAGGAACCATAGTCAGGTGTGTCATTGCTGAAGGAGACCTGGGCATCGTGCAGAAG ACCTCAGCCACCGACCTGCAGACCAAAGCAGACCGCTTGGTACAGATGAGCATATGCTCTTCCCTGGCACGGAAATTCCCGAAGCTGACAATTATAGGGGAAGAG GACCTGCCTCCTGGGGAAGTGGATCAAGAGCTGATTGAAGACGGGCAATGGGAGGAGATCCTGAAGCAGCCGTGCCCATCGCAGTACAGCGCTATTAGGGAGGAAGAT CTTGTGGTTTGGGTTGACCCCTTAGATGGTACCAAGGAATACACTGAAG GTCTTCTTGACAATGTAACAGTTCTCATTGGGATTGCttatgaaggaaaggccattgcAGGCATCATCAACCAGCCATATTACAACTACCAG GCGGGACCTGACGCTGTGCTGGGCAGGACCATCTGGGGAGTTCTGGGTTTGGGTGCTTTTGGGTTTCAGCTGAAAGAAGCACCTGCTGGGAAGCACATCATCACAACCACCAGATCCCATAGCAACAAGCTGGTCACAGACTGTGTTTCGGCCATGAACCCTGACAACGTGCTTCGAGTGGGCGGAGCAGGAAACAAG ATTATCCAGCTGATTGAAGGCAAAGCCTCTGCCTATGTATTTGCAAGTCCTGGATGTAAGAAATGGGACACTTGTGCCCCAGAAGTTATCTTACATGCTGTGGGAG GGAAGTTGACAGACATCCACGGGAATGCCCTGCAGTACAACAAGGAGGTAAAACACATGAACTCTGCCGGAGTCCTGGCTGCACTGCGAAACTATGAGTACTATGCAAGCCGCGTTCCAGAGTCGGTCAAAAGTGCACTCATTCCCTGA
- the Bpnt1 gene encoding 3'(2'),5'-bisphosphate nucleotidase 1 isoform X1 yields the protein MASSHTVLMRLVASAYSIAQKAGTIVRCVIAEGDLGIVQKTSATDLQTKADRLVQMSICSSLARKFPKLTIIGEEDLPPGEVDQELIEDGQWEEILKQPCPSQYSAIREEDLVVWVDPLDGTKEYTEGLLDNVTVLIGIAYEGKAIAGIINQPYYNYQNNDKEKLREHRNEAKAGPDAVLGRTIWGVLGLGAFGFQLKEAPAGKHIITTTRSHSNKLVTDCVSAMNPDNVLRVGGAGNKIIQLIEGKASAYVFASPGCKKWDTCAPEVILHAVGGKLTDIHGNALQYNKEVKHMNSAGVLAALRNYEYYASRVPESVKSALIP from the exons ATGGCTTCCAGCCACACCGTGTTGATGCGACTGGTAGCCTCAGCATATTCTATTGCTCAGAAGGCAGGAACCATAGTCAGGTGTGTCATTGCTGAAGGAGACCTGGGCATCGTGCAGAAG ACCTCAGCCACCGACCTGCAGACCAAAGCAGACCGCTTGGTACAGATGAGCATATGCTCTTCCCTGGCACGGAAATTCCCGAAGCTGACAATTATAGGGGAAGAG GACCTGCCTCCTGGGGAAGTGGATCAAGAGCTGATTGAAGACGGGCAATGGGAGGAGATCCTGAAGCAGCCGTGCCCATCGCAGTACAGCGCTATTAGGGAGGAAGAT CTTGTGGTTTGGGTTGACCCCTTAGATGGTACCAAGGAATACACTGAAG GTCTTCTTGACAATGTAACAGTTCTCATTGGGATTGCttatgaaggaaaggccattgcAGGCATCATCAACCAGCCATATTACAACTACCAG AACAATGACAAGGAGAAGCTCAGGGAGCACAGGAATGAAGCAAAG GCGGGACCTGACGCTGTGCTGGGCAGGACCATCTGGGGAGTTCTGGGTTTGGGTGCTTTTGGGTTTCAGCTGAAAGAAGCACCTGCTGGGAAGCACATCATCACAACCACCAGATCCCATAGCAACAAGCTGGTCACAGACTGTGTTTCGGCCATGAACCCTGACAACGTGCTTCGAGTGGGCGGAGCAGGAAACAAG ATTATCCAGCTGATTGAAGGCAAAGCCTCTGCCTATGTATTTGCAAGTCCTGGATGTAAGAAATGGGACACTTGTGCCCCAGAAGTTATCTTACATGCTGTGGGAG GGAAGTTGACAGACATCCACGGGAATGCCCTGCAGTACAACAAGGAGGTAAAACACATGAACTCTGCCGGAGTCCTGGCTGCACTGCGAAACTATGAGTACTATGCAAGCCGCGTTCCAGAGTCGGTCAAAAGTGCACTCATTCCCTGA